A single Leishmania infantum JPCM5 genome chromosome 14 DNA region contains:
- a CDS encoding putative stearic acid desaturase: MLQAVQNLFTCSVLSTDETKPKEEREVPQWSKGNFQYNWIGIYIIGVPLLFVLLGLCLRVPLSFSLLQWLAFFGVVTGMVGVTTGYHRLFSHGAFTGGQAMQWVCAFIGAGAFQGSIKWWARNHRVHHKYTDTSKDPYDARRGFIFTHFGWFVMRMDYDLLGDADVSDLKDSLVVEFQRKYFAAIATMTGILIPLMVAGATTGEWAGAFFWVVWLKIFLVHQFSFFINSLAHTDLFGATRPYADDKTPHDSVVFAIINLGEGYHNYHHQFPNDYRNGHLWYHIDMTKWYIFMCSFLGFCDNLQRAPRTVVDRAAAVQAVCTHGRKLQEAVEKVKQLEVPADKEYAWDDVRAEVEQGRKLLVMDGYVLDLERPIPVDPAWAQTDKKISWLNTHPGGRALLLAYVGKDATAAFNGGVYGHTTGARSYLPELRVGHMKERPASSASGKEGSAAVCKGQCITLPRRRDVLL, encoded by the coding sequence ATGCTGCAGGCCGTGCAGAACCTCTTCACCTGCAGCGTCCTTTCCACGGATGAAACGAAGCCCAAAGAGGAGCGTGAGGTGCCGCAGTGGTCGAAGGGCAACTTCCAGTACAACTGGATCGGCATCTACATCATCGGTGTGCCACTGCTGTTCGTGCTGCTTGGGTTGTGCCTGCGCGTCCCTTTATCCTTCTCGCTTCTGCAATGGCTTGCATTTTTTGGTGTTGTCACCGGCATGGTGGGGGTGACGACCGGCTATCATCGTCTCTTCTCACACGGTGCTTTCACCGGCGGGCAGGCGATGCAGTGGGTGTGCGCCTTCATCGGTGCCGGCGCGTTCCAGGGCTCCATCAAGTGGTGGGCTCGAAACCACCGCGTCCACCACAAGTACACGGACACCTCCAAGGACCCGTAcgacgcgcgccgcggcttcATCTTCACGCACTTTGGCTGGTTCGTCATGCGCATGGACTACGATCTGCTCGGCGACGCAGATGTGTCCGACCTGAAGGACAGCCTCGTCGTGGAGTTCCAGCGCAAGTACTTTGCCGCCATTGCGACCATGACAGGGATCCTGATCCCTCTCATGGTGGCCGGCGCAACCACTGGTGAGTGGGCGGGTGCGTTCTTCTGGGTGGTGTGGCTCAAGATCTTTCTGGTACACCAGTTCTCCTTCTTCATCAACAGCCTCGCGCACACGGACCTCTTTGGCGCCACGAGGCCGTACGCGGATGACAAGACACCGCACGACTCCGTCGTCTTCGCGATCATAAACCTCGGCGAGGGCTACCACAACTACCACCACCAGTTCCCGAACGACTACCGCAACGGTCATCTGTGGTACCACATTGATATGACGAAGTGGTACATATTTATGTGCAGCTTTCTGGGCTTCTGCGACAACTtgcagcgtgcgccgcgcactGTCGTCgaccgcgccgccgcggtgcaggctgtgtgcacgcacgGGCGCAAACTTCAGGAGGCGGTCGAGAAGgtgaagcagctggaggTGCCGGCGGACAAGGAGTACGCGTGGGACGACGTGcgggcggaggtggagcaggGCCGCAAGCTGCTGGTGATGGACGGCTACGTGCTGGACCTCGAGCGGCCAATCCCCGTGGACCCTGCGTGGGCGCAGACGGACAAGAAGATCAGCTGGCTGAACACGCACCCTGGTGGacgagcgctgctgcttgcgtACGTGGGCAAGGACGCGACGGCCGCCTTCAACGGCGGTGTGTATGGCCACACGACGGGCGCGCGCAGCTACctgccggagctgcgcgtggGCCACATGAAGGAGCGCCCCGCCTCTTCGGCGTCTGGCAAGGAGGGGAGTGCCGCGGTTTGTAAGGGGCAGTGCATTACGCTACCTCGGAGACGTGACGTTCTCCTGTGA
- a CDS encoding ion transport protein-like protein yields MKRSITKGPRLLGRRIKHFLKDDLYIDVSYQEAPPKMVARELAALEVLSVYHRWLRGVQALLSIAVFMLSLLSIGSSAFLVNCTIFIVSQAAALVICKTYQVKAQFSGVTNLLFEGRNIFTSPYFLHMVAEIVLWNIQTPPFVFVGKQFFELLNYFIFLRLYSVIVYLNNAMYVHRTFCRAMSAISDLPLSTSFLIRTGLLHQKTRVVVTVVICAWLTVGCLFARTQNLSLGDALWFSFQSLSTLGYGDITPSTLSGRVVAFIAWILSYVIMAFLIITMYSLLQASDRSHNMQTLMECHDLAHSLRGRSARVIQLAWRLRKARKVGPHAPSLKQKVYTLALSWLLTDMISAVRRTRQQLNGAVRSLSETNIHPLTGLSAYQYNAYLQLTEKAARQLQRAKDVDRVHLALRDRDVLASSLSRRDIETIIVLPGDSLEPIGTALPVALTSSSGTAASVAEMAEWRDRVTQLEQKCARLTEVLEAISAVAETHPPSMAVSQM; encoded by the coding sequence ATGAAGCGATCCATCACAAAAGGGCCGCGACTTCTCGGACGTCGTATCAAGCACTTCTTGAAGGACGATCTGTACATCGACGTAAGTTACCaggaggcgccgccgaagaTGGTGGCGCGGGAACTGGCCGCGCTAGAGGTTCTCTCGGTGTATCACCGCTGGCTGCGCGgggtgcaggcgctgctctccATCGCCGTTTTCATGCTCTCGCTGCTGAGCATTGGGAGCTCGGCGTTTCTGGTGAACTGCACCATTTTTATCGTCTCCCAGGCAGCCGCCCTCGTCATATGCAAAACGTACCAGGTCAAGGCACAGTTCTCTGGCGTGACAAACCTGCTGTTCGAGGGGCGCAACATCTTCACCTCACCGTACTTCCTTCACATGGTGGCCGAAATCGTGCTGTGGAACATCCAGACCCCGCCTTTTGTCTTCGTTGGCAAGCAGTTCTTCGAGCTGCTAAACTACTTCATCTTCTTGCGCCTGTACTCCGTCATCGTGTACCTGAACAACGCTATGTACGTGCACCGAACCTTCTGCCGCGCCATGTCCGCGATCAGTGACCTGCCACTTTCCACCTCCTTTCTTATTCGCACCGGGCTGCTCCACCAAAAGACGCGCGTcgtggtgacggtggtgaTATGTGCGTGGCTGACGGTCGGCTGCCTGTTCGCACGCACCCAGAACCTCTCCCTCGGTGATGCCCTCTGGTTTTCCTTTCAGTCTCTGTCGACGCTGGGGTACGGCGACATCACCCCCTCCACGCTTTCGGGCCGCGTCGTTGCCTTCATCGCCTGGATCTTGAGCTACGTCATTATGGCCTTCCTGATCATCACCATGTACTCGCTGCTACAGGCGTCGGACCGCTCGCACAACATGCAGACGTTAATGGAGTGTCACGATCTCGCACACAGTCTGCGAGGCCGCTCTGCCCGCGTCATCCAGCTGGCGTGGCGGTTGCGCAAGGCTCGAAAGGTCGGGCCTCACGCGCCGTCCTTGAAGCAGAAGGTCTACACACTGGCTTTGTCGTGGCTTTTGACTGACATGATTtccgcggtgcggcgcacacggcagcagctgaacGGTGCGGTGCGCTCGCTGAGCGAGACGAATATTCATCCGCTTACAGGGCTGTCGGCGTACCAGTATAATGCATACCTGCAACTcacggagaaggcggcgcggcagctgcagcgggcaAAGGACGTGGATCGCGTGCACCTCGCCCTGCGCGACCGTGACGTGCTAGCCTCATCGCTATCGCGGCGCGACATCGAGACCATTATTGTTCTTCCAGGCGACTCGCTAGAGCCCATCGGCACTGCGCTGCCGGTCGCCCtgacaagcagcagcggcacagcggcgtcAGTGGCAGAGATGGCGGAGTGGAGGGACCGGGTGACGCAGCTGGAACAGAAGTGCGCGCGTCTGACAGAGGTGCTAGAGGCTATCAGCGCTGTGGCCGAGACACATCCCCCTAGCATGGCTGTGTCCCAGATGTGA